Proteins encoded together in one candidate division KSB1 bacterium window:
- a CDS encoding 2'-deoxycytidine 5'-triphosphate deaminase — MKKRIWDEQYWVNGVLAKTQIQALQEAGEINTESGSLSIGESSFDLTITNMAWKLKPGRGTIKPFGGVYRNVLNDVSLFEKMIPEEDNSFALEDGHTYVFGVNERLLVGGGPFNGHATAKSSVGRVDVIVRLIVDGEDEYDIYHAENSRLGHNEMFIEVSPITFSVQVQVGTPLTQLRLFYGPIEDAEIDSAFVRSLCIVRGCGSASDGILRVDLTSEHIGGLPVCAFQANTDEDQHLDPIKLFKSANLPDPCNYWRFWTADQAQRLTVVKNRFYILRSKELLAVPPGVAVYCRAMDEALGEMRIHYAGFVHPYFGYDREDQTIGTPLIFELRGHDLNVTLRDGEKLAKLVFYRMSTEYDPTKDEDRQTRPKSDDYTNQRLKLSNYFAKFPDRLELYDRNRVREAPARSTESRLEKTDA, encoded by the coding sequence GTATTGGGTAAACGGTGTTCTCGCCAAAACCCAGATTCAGGCGCTTCAGGAAGCAGGTGAAATCAACACCGAGAGCGGGAGCTTATCGATTGGTGAGTCTTCGTTTGACCTGACCATCACCAATATGGCGTGGAAACTCAAACCGGGTCGCGGAACCATCAAGCCTTTCGGAGGAGTGTACCGGAATGTTCTGAATGACGTTTCCTTGTTCGAGAAGATGATCCCCGAAGAGGATAATTCATTTGCCTTGGAGGATGGGCATACTTACGTATTTGGGGTCAACGAGCGCCTTCTTGTCGGTGGCGGTCCATTCAACGGTCATGCAACAGCCAAGAGTTCCGTCGGAAGGGTGGACGTGATTGTTCGCTTGATCGTTGATGGAGAGGACGAGTACGACATCTATCACGCGGAGAATAGTCGACTCGGGCACAACGAAATGTTCATCGAAGTATCGCCAATTACGTTCTCAGTCCAGGTTCAGGTAGGCACTCCTTTGACCCAACTTCGGTTGTTTTATGGCCCCATCGAGGACGCAGAAATCGACAGCGCGTTCGTCAGATCACTTTGTATTGTCAGGGGTTGTGGGTCGGCATCCGACGGGATCTTACGCGTTGATCTCACTTCCGAGCATATTGGCGGTCTACCGGTTTGCGCATTCCAAGCCAACACCGACGAGGACCAACATCTTGATCCCATCAAGCTGTTCAAGTCCGCGAATTTACCCGATCCGTGCAACTACTGGCGTTTCTGGACGGCGGACCAAGCGCAACGCTTGACGGTCGTCAAGAACAGGTTCTATATATTGCGCTCAAAGGAGCTGCTTGCGGTACCTCCGGGAGTCGCTGTTTATTGCAGGGCGATGGATGAAGCATTGGGGGAAATGCGGATCCACTATGCCGGGTTTGTCCACCCGTACTTCGGATATGATCGTGAAGATCAGACAATCGGAACCCCGTTGATTTTCGAGCTTCGGGGACATGATCTCAATGTTACACTCCGCGACGGGGAAAAGCTAGCCAAGCTCGTGTTCTACCGTATGTCCACGGAATACGATCCGACCAAGGACGAGGACAGGCAAACCAGACCGAAGTCGGATGACTACACTAATCAGAGACTGAAGCTATCCAACTATTTCGCCAAGTTCCCAGATAGACTCGAACTATACGACCGTAACAGAGTTCGTGAGGCCCCTGCTCGTTCCACTGAATCGCGCCTAGAGAAGACAGATGCCTGA
- a CDS encoding ASCH domain-containing protein — MPDLLHTTSKLGIACVNGRDVLGESDKYIHLKRLIADHDDMYPGIDRWFDRKVKPGLQTGERIAFIGYDAAVPIVSSVVKIDGDSKFCHLHIDERYREMQLGEVFFSMMSLAVSRSATRVHFTLPEGLWSEQKEFFKSFGFATARNAHVNYRPGQDELLCTSNFQAVWQSVIAKIPKLIERFSTDESTSNGLLMSIKSDHANKILYGNKRVEIRKKFSREWIGRTIVIYSSDKQQKLAGQVRIANVVSGTPESVWERFNTEIGCSAAEYFSYAGNHHQVFALLLDSVVPYERSLTLTEARKYSSQRITPPQSYCRLTENKGWAEIVTLNEILAGQFTAKIDVG; from the coding sequence ATGCCTGACCTCCTTCACACTACAAGCAAACTGGGGATTGCCTGCGTTAACGGTCGGGACGTATTAGGCGAGAGCGACAAGTATATCCACCTGAAGCGCTTGATTGCCGATCACGATGACATGTATCCCGGTATCGATCGCTGGTTTGATCGCAAGGTCAAGCCGGGGCTACAAACCGGTGAGCGGATTGCCTTCATCGGGTATGACGCGGCAGTCCCAATCGTGTCATCCGTGGTGAAGATTGATGGCGATTCTAAGTTCTGCCACCTTCATATCGATGAGCGTTACCGTGAAATGCAATTGGGCGAAGTGTTCTTCTCGATGATGTCCCTCGCAGTGAGTAGAAGCGCAACCCGAGTCCACTTTACACTGCCGGAGGGACTGTGGTCAGAACAGAAGGAGTTCTTCAAGAGCTTCGGCTTCGCGACCGCCCGAAATGCGCATGTCAACTATCGTCCGGGTCAGGACGAACTCCTTTGTACCTCAAACTTCCAAGCCGTTTGGCAATCTGTCATCGCCAAGATCCCGAAGTTGATTGAGCGCTTTTCCACTGATGAGTCAACGTCAAATGGGCTGTTGATGAGCATCAAATCCGACCATGCAAACAAGATTCTGTACGGGAACAAGCGTGTTGAGATTAGGAAGAAGTTCAGCCGCGAGTGGATCGGGCGCACCATTGTAATCTACTCGAGCGACAAACAGCAGAAACTAGCAGGGCAAGTGAGGATTGCCAATGTGGTAAGCGGCACGCCCGAGTCAGTTTGGGAGCGATTCAATACGGAGATCGGTTGTTCGGCTGCGGAGTACTTCTCTTACGCGGGTAATCATCATCAGGTATTCGCCTTGTTACTCGATTCGGTGGTACCATACGAGCGCAGTTTGACACTTACAGAGGCCAGAAAGTACAGCTCGCAAAGAATTACACCGCCACAATCATATTGTCGACTGACCGAGAACAAAGGATGGGCTGAAATCGTCACCCTGAACGAGATACTTGCAGGTCAATTTACAGCGAAGATAGATGTCGGTTAA
- a CDS encoding nucleoside deaminase: MGEALREAALAEAKDEVPIGCVIVHNGLVIGRGHNQLESLQDPTAHAEMIAITSAAATLGSRRLLDCILYVTLEPCAMCAGAIVLARIPLVVYGAADPKAGAVDTHYTLLQDSRLNHTCSVVRGVRGEECGAVLSTYFRSLRARKKSGGPEQDT; the protein is encoded by the coding sequence ATGGGTGAGGCGTTGCGCGAGGCGGCGTTGGCCGAAGCCAAGGACGAGGTGCCGATTGGCTGCGTGATTGTTCACAACGGGCTGGTGATCGGTCGCGGGCACAATCAGCTTGAGAGTCTGCAGGACCCGACGGCGCACGCCGAGATGATCGCGATCACCTCGGCGGCAGCAACCCTTGGTTCACGGCGATTGCTGGATTGCATTCTATACGTAACGCTGGAGCCGTGCGCGATGTGCGCCGGAGCGATTGTGCTGGCGCGGATTCCACTGGTTGTATATGGAGCGGCTGATCCGAAGGCTGGCGCCGTGGATACGCATTACACGCTGTTGCAGGATTCGCGTTTGAATCACACCTGTTCAGTGGTGCGGGGCGTGCGAGGGGAGGAATGCGGGGCGGTGCTATCGACGTACTTCCGGAGTTTGCGTGCGCGGAAGAAGAGTGGCGGACCGGAACAGGACACCTAA
- the corA gene encoding magnesium/cobalt transporter CorA, translating into MRRGIKRRSRKAGLPPGTLVHIGERTGDRTRVRVLAYDENSCTDRELDSIADAAGLLGQSRMLWMNIDAVHDVALMEQVGKLFNLHPLVLEDLVNTDQRPKVEDYGDYAFVVLKQLSYDDAAGEVVSEQVSLILGRNFVLSVGEREGDVFDQVRDRLRNAKGRIRGQSSDYLVYRLLDAVVDHYFLVLEKLGDRIEVLEDRVIGETSAEILREIDRIKREMLFVRRSVWPLREVLTELEHEEYELIDPRTEIYFRDVYDHTIQVIDTVETYRDLLAGMMDLYQSNVNLRLNTVMKVLTVISTIFLPLTFLAGVWGMNFVNMPELYQANGYFVALGFMAVLAVSMVWFFKHKGWM; encoded by the coding sequence ATGCGCCGGGGCATTAAGCGGCGCTCGCGGAAGGCCGGTCTGCCGCCGGGGACGCTGGTGCATATCGGCGAGCGGACGGGCGACCGGACGCGCGTGCGGGTACTGGCCTACGATGAGAATAGCTGCACGGACCGCGAGTTGGATTCGATCGCGGATGCGGCGGGGCTGCTGGGTCAGTCGCGCATGCTCTGGATGAACATCGACGCGGTGCATGACGTGGCGTTGATGGAGCAGGTCGGCAAGTTGTTTAACCTGCATCCGCTGGTGCTGGAGGATCTGGTCAACACCGATCAGCGTCCGAAAGTCGAGGATTACGGTGACTATGCCTTCGTGGTGTTGAAGCAGCTCAGCTATGATGACGCGGCCGGGGAAGTCGTCAGCGAGCAGGTCAGTCTGATACTGGGGCGGAATTTTGTGTTGTCGGTCGGGGAGCGCGAGGGGGATGTCTTCGATCAGGTGCGCGACCGTCTGCGCAACGCGAAGGGGCGGATTCGCGGGCAGAGTTCGGACTATCTGGTTTACCGTTTGCTCGACGCGGTGGTGGACCACTATTTTCTGGTACTGGAGAAACTGGGGGACCGGATTGAAGTGCTCGAGGATCGAGTGATCGGTGAAACCAGTGCGGAGATCTTGCGCGAGATCGACCGGATCAAGCGCGAGATGTTGTTTGTCCGCAGATCAGTCTGGCCGTTGCGGGAAGTGCTGACGGAACTCGAGCACGAGGAATACGAGTTGATCGACCCGCGGACGGAAATCTACTTCCGCGACGTGTACGATCATACGATTCAGGTCATCGACACGGTCGAGACGTATCGCGATCTGCTGGCGGGGATGATGGACCTATATCAGTCGAACGTGAATCTGCGGCTGAATACGGTGATGAAAGTGTTGACCGTCATTTCCACGATCTTCCTGCCGTTGACGTTTTTGGCGGGCGTGTGGGGGATGAACTTCGTGAACATGCCGGAGCTGTATCAAGCAAATGGCTACTTTGTCGCTCTGGGGTTTATGGCGGTGCTGGCTGTCAGCATGGTCTGGTTTTTCAAGCACAAGGGTTGGATGTAA
- a CDS encoding DinB family protein has product MSATLLCKQFDFNQLLITRGIADLSNSDSLRGPQPAGNCINWVLGHILLTRSQLELMLGAQPLLSGPRWECYESGQDDLDRQCAIGLEELEQVTAESLSHMQDVIRASEPRMGEAIGTRGRNIAETIGTFVSHEAYHAGQIHLIRRTIGKAGVFK; this is encoded by the coding sequence ATGAGTGCGACACTGCTCTGCAAGCAGTTTGATTTCAATCAGCTGCTGATTACGCGGGGGATCGCAGACCTCTCGAATTCCGACAGTTTGCGGGGCCCACAGCCGGCGGGGAACTGCATCAATTGGGTGCTGGGGCATATTCTGCTGACACGGTCGCAACTCGAGCTGATGCTCGGTGCTCAACCCTTGTTGTCGGGACCACGCTGGGAGTGTTATGAATCCGGGCAAGACGATCTCGACCGACAATGTGCGATCGGCTTGGAAGAGCTCGAGCAAGTAACCGCCGAGTCGCTCTCGCACATGCAGGATGTGATCCGGGCAAGCGAACCGCGGATGGGCGAAGCAATTGGAACGCGCGGGCGAAACATCGCGGAGACGATCGGCACGTTTGTCAGTCACGAGGCGTACCATGCCGGTCAAATTCACCTGATCCGGCGCACCATCGGGAAAGCGGGTGTATTTAAGTAA
- a CDS encoding ester cyclase: MTTGLTSEQKAQLLQRLADEMFSRGNMGIADEITTEDMIYESPTVYCSGREECKRYIATLRTVWSGLIVDVRDVRVEGNEVSAGMTFSGLHVRDFLGVPASNKPFAVSGNVVAELNGNRICRVDVTYLINDFFRQVDGD; encoded by the coding sequence ATGACCACGGGATTGACATCCGAACAGAAAGCGCAGTTGCTGCAGCGGCTGGCTGACGAAATGTTCTCTCGGGGCAACATGGGGATTGCCGACGAGATTACGACGGAGGACATGATCTACGAGAGTCCGACGGTGTACTGCAGCGGACGCGAGGAGTGCAAGCGGTACATCGCGACGTTGCGAACAGTGTGGTCTGGTCTGATCGTGGATGTCCGCGATGTCCGCGTGGAGGGCAACGAGGTTTCGGCCGGAATGACGTTCAGCGGCTTGCACGTGCGGGACTTCCTGGGCGTGCCGGCAAGTAACAAGCCGTTTGCGGTGAGCGGGAACGTGGTCGCGGAGTTGAACGGCAATCGGATCTGTCGTGTGGATGTCACCTACTTGATCAACGATTTTTTCCGGCAAGTTGACGGCGACTGA
- a CDS encoding DNA-3-methyladenine glycosylase I → MAKQEINRCGWPLTDPLLIEYHDLEWGVPVHDDSLHYEYLVLDAAQAGLSWRTVLYKRENYRKAFHKFDYHRIARYGAKDVDRLLANVGIIRNRQKIMSAIGNARCFLRVQEEFGSFDKYVWRFVNGKSIRNRWKSLNELPAKTSESEAMSRDLAGRGFKFVGPTICYAYMQAAGLVNDHTVDCFRHKQL, encoded by the coding sequence ATGGCTAAGCAAGAAATCAATCGCTGCGGGTGGCCGCTCACGGATCCGCTGCTGATCGAGTACCACGATCTCGAGTGGGGTGTTCCCGTGCACGATGACTCGTTGCACTACGAGTATCTCGTGCTGGACGCGGCGCAGGCCGGGTTGAGCTGGCGCACGGTGTTGTACAAGCGCGAGAACTACCGCAAGGCCTTCCACAAGTTCGACTATCATCGGATCGCGCGTTACGGCGCGAAAGATGTTGACCGCCTGCTGGCGAATGTGGGGATCATCCGGAATCGGCAGAAGATCATGTCCGCCATCGGGAATGCGCGCTGCTTCCTCCGCGTGCAGGAGGAGTTCGGCAGCTTTGACAAATATGTCTGGCGGTTTGTGAACGGGAAGTCGATTCGCAATCGCTGGAAGTCGCTGAACGAGCTGCCGGCAAAGACCTCAGAGAGCGAAGCGATGAGCAGGGACTTAGCGGGTCGTGGCTTCAAGTTTGTGGGACCGACAATCTGTTATGCCTATATGCAGGCCGCCGGACTGGTGAACGACCATACGGTGGACTGCTTTCGACACAAGCAATTGTGA
- a CDS encoding ester cyclase has protein sequence MELDPRVALARRLVENVIQEQRHEVAEEILAENVEYHGPTTSTTGRREFLHWCDTVHRAWKDFTIKPHRHTLTTHTVALDYVMSGFHTSDFLGIPPSNRHFSVKGRMTIRIRNGRIISIESVYDTQSLLKQVGVLEPVAHGARHRHSRT, from the coding sequence ATGGAACTCGATCCCAGAGTTGCGCTGGCGAGACGGCTGGTGGAGAATGTGATTCAGGAGCAGCGACACGAGGTGGCCGAGGAAATTCTGGCCGAAAACGTGGAGTATCATGGCCCGACAACCTCGACGACGGGCCGGCGGGAGTTTCTGCATTGGTGCGACACGGTGCATCGGGCGTGGAAGGACTTCACGATCAAGCCGCACCGGCACACGCTGACGACGCATACGGTAGCGCTCGATTATGTGATGTCGGGGTTTCACACATCCGACTTTCTGGGGATTCCGCCGAGCAACCGGCACTTCTCCGTGAAAGGCCGGATGACGATCCGGATCCGCAACGGGCGGATCATTTCGATTGAATCGGTGTACGACACTCAGTCCTTGTTGAAGCAGGTCGGCGTCCTGGAGCCGGTTGCGCACGGGGCGCGACACCGACATTCGCGAACATAG
- a CDS encoding MFS transporter: MRKPRSKLPQSFWVANTMEIFERLAWYGFFAVSSLYITGSRAEGALGFTSEQRGMLQGVVPFILYLLPVVFGALGDRFGYKKTFLVAYTLLVPAYYLLGQFSAFGTFFMAFLFVAVGAAIFKPVVVGTVARTTDETNSSMGFGIFYMMVNVGGFVGPIVAGIVRVRYGWDWVFIASSFWIACNFIWLLLFYKEPTTEAGSAQKRSIKQVLSGIVEVLGNGRFFLMIFVLLTLLAISGRYISWNQMLIVAAVWVVLNVLLDIPLRARATGKPGGFWLTQPLKLGNWKFALYLLILSGFWTSFNQIFLTMPEYIRDFVETRDMVNTARNWVGEDFAREFAAVNEDLLAAEIHKFAAEQPAVRATEPESPGVIFVSDDQATKFRRTMFDFKVRVPESDIKSSVSNLNPHPVGGGKWGEDSTQVRALAHTWAESYRQVNPEYIINIDAGAIVIFQVLVSFLIGFFPPLSVMVVGILVSAVGIGMSAWLATGWLVTLAITIFAFGEMIASPKSQEYVGRIAPQQKVAMYMGFYFWTVALGNIFGGRLSGELYGSLARDQGRPDLMWMIFGGLAVLTAIVLVIYDRLILRRGNPE; the protein is encoded by the coding sequence GTGCGTAAGCCCCGTTCCAAGCTACCTCAGAGTTTCTGGGTGGCGAACACGATGGAGATTTTTGAGCGGCTGGCCTGGTATGGCTTCTTCGCCGTTTCGTCGCTGTACATCACAGGCTCGCGGGCCGAGGGCGCGCTGGGGTTCACGTCCGAGCAGCGCGGCATGCTGCAAGGTGTCGTGCCGTTCATTCTGTATCTGCTGCCGGTGGTGTTCGGCGCGTTGGGGGACCGGTTTGGATATAAGAAGACGTTTCTGGTCGCGTACACCTTGCTGGTCCCGGCATATTACCTGTTGGGCCAGTTTAGCGCGTTCGGCACGTTCTTCATGGCGTTTCTGTTTGTAGCAGTGGGCGCGGCGATCTTCAAACCGGTGGTCGTGGGCACGGTCGCGCGCACCACGGATGAGACGAACTCGTCCATGGGGTTCGGCATCTTCTACATGATGGTGAATGTCGGAGGCTTTGTGGGGCCGATCGTGGCCGGCATCGTGCGTGTGCGCTACGGTTGGGATTGGGTCTTCATCGCCTCTTCGTTCTGGATCGCCTGCAACTTCATTTGGCTGCTGCTGTTCTATAAGGAGCCCACCACGGAGGCGGGCAGCGCGCAGAAGCGTTCGATCAAGCAGGTGCTCTCGGGCATCGTGGAAGTACTGGGCAATGGCCGCTTCTTCCTGATGATCTTCGTATTGCTGACGCTCTTGGCAATCTCGGGCCGTTACATCTCGTGGAATCAGATGCTGATCGTAGCTGCGGTCTGGGTGGTGCTAAACGTGCTGCTGGACATTCCGCTGCGCGCACGGGCAACGGGTAAGCCGGGCGGCTTCTGGCTGACGCAGCCACTGAAGCTCGGCAATTGGAAGTTTGCGCTCTACTTGCTCATTCTGTCAGGGTTCTGGACTTCGTTCAATCAGATTTTTCTGACGATGCCCGAGTACATTCGCGATTTCGTGGAAACCCGGGATATGGTGAACACGGCGCGGAACTGGGTCGGCGAGGATTTCGCGCGGGAATTCGCCGCGGTGAATGAAGACCTGCTGGCCGCGGAGATTCACAAGTTTGCGGCGGAGCAGCCGGCCGTACGAGCTACCGAACCGGAGAGTCCGGGAGTGATATTCGTCTCGGACGATCAGGCCACGAAATTCCGGCGGACGATGTTCGACTTCAAGGTTCGCGTACCCGAATCCGACATCAAGTCCTCCGTGTCGAATCTGAACCCGCATCCGGTGGGCGGCGGCAAATGGGGCGAGGACTCCACGCAGGTGCGTGCATTGGCGCACACTTGGGCGGAGAGTTATCGCCAGGTAAACCCGGAGTATATCATCAATATTGACGCGGGCGCGATCGTCATTTTCCAGGTCTTGGTCTCATTCCTGATTGGCTTCTTCCCGCCGCTTTCCGTCATGGTGGTCGGCATTCTGGTCTCCGCGGTCGGCATCGGCATGAGCGCATGGCTGGCGACGGGCTGGCTGGTGACGCTTGCCATCACTATCTTTGCGTTCGGTGAAATGATTGCGTCGCCCAAGAGTCAGGAGTATGTCGGCCGCATCGCGCCGCAACAGAAAGTGGCCATGTACATGGGCTTCTATTTCTGGACGGTCGCGCTCGGCAATATCTTCGGTGGGCGGTTGTCGGGCGAACTCTACGGTTCCCTGGCGCGCGATCAGGGCCGTCCCGATCTGATGTGGATGATTTTCGGCGGACTGGCGGTATTGACCGCAATTGTCCTCGTCATCTATGACCGCCTGATCTTGCGCAGAGGCAATCCCGAATAA
- a CDS encoding GNAT family N-acetyltransferase — protein MSKSAASVSVVDLTLENIPELGLFCVTNPKHEGYQAKLKWLEQRFAEGLKLKLVVPAGGGKPLGFIEYVPGEFAWRAVAASDYLFIHCIWVYPRIHLGKGYGSLLVKTCIEDARARNRAGVAVIAGDTPWLPDRRLFQKNGFALVETSEHYELWALALKHAKPPRILDWKSARDQTGALTLACANQCPYSAKAMLDLRATAESTGAALRVKELKSAAAAQAAPSGYGVFSLTCEGRLLADHYISGTRFRNILRQGLK, from the coding sequence ATGAGCAAGTCTGCTGCATCAGTAAGCGTCGTGGATCTGACGCTGGAGAATATTCCTGAGTTGGGGTTGTTCTGCGTGACCAATCCGAAACACGAAGGCTATCAGGCCAAGCTCAAGTGGCTAGAGCAGCGCTTCGCTGAAGGCTTGAAGCTCAAGCTCGTCGTCCCCGCGGGCGGCGGCAAGCCGCTGGGTTTCATTGAATACGTGCCCGGTGAATTCGCGTGGCGCGCGGTTGCGGCAAGTGATTACCTGTTCATTCATTGCATCTGGGTCTATCCGCGAATCCATCTCGGCAAGGGCTACGGCTCGCTGCTCGTCAAGACCTGCATCGAGGACGCCCGGGCGCGGAACCGCGCGGGAGTTGCCGTGATTGCGGGTGACACCCCGTGGCTGCCGGACCGCCGGTTGTTTCAGAAGAATGGGTTTGCGCTCGTGGAAACATCGGAGCACTACGAGCTGTGGGCGCTCGCGCTGAAGCACGCCAAGCCACCGCGGATTCTGGATTGGAAATCCGCGCGGGACCAGACCGGAGCCTTGACGCTGGCTTGCGCAAATCAATGTCCGTACAGCGCCAAGGCGATGCTCGATCTGCGGGCCACCGCTGAGTCCACCGGAGCTGCACTGCGCGTGAAGGAGCTTAAGTCCGCGGCGGCGGCCCAAGCCGCGCCGTCAGGATACGGCGTCTTTTCACTTACATGCGAGGGCCGGCTATTGGCGGATCATTACATCAGTGGCACGCGCTTTCGGAATATCTTGCGACAGGGACTTAAGTAG
- a CDS encoding DUF853 family protein has translation MGSSLIIARGERDLELVPKRANRHGLIAGATGTGKTVTLQVMAERFSHHGVPVFVSDVKGDVSGVSRAGGGNPKVASRIQQLGLQGFSHSACPVTFWDLFGEQGHPVRTTISDMGPLLLSRLLNLNETQSGVLNIVFQAADDNGLLLLDLKDLRAMLDDVSRNAKTLSSQYGHVSAASVGAIQRGLLTLDQQGGEQFFGEPALDLDDLLQTDAGGKGVVNVLAADKLMQSPQLYATFLLWLLSELFERLPEVGDPERPKLVFFFDEAHLLFDDAPDALQEKIEQVVRLIRSKGVGVYFVTQNPLDLPDKVLGQLGNRVQHALRAFTPADQKAVRAAAQTFRANPKLDTEKAILELGIGEGLVSFLDESGTPGIVERALIYPPMSHIGPITPEERKQHMASSLVAGQYEKQVDRESAYELLKQRGEQTVQAQSMKSPTARPVSQSSGEVLEAMVKSAARAMGSTVGRQIIRGVLGSLLGGGGTRRR, from the coding sequence TTGGGCTCTTCACTGATCATCGCGCGCGGTGAGCGCGACTTGGAACTGGTTCCGAAGCGGGCGAACCGCCACGGCTTGATCGCCGGCGCGACGGGGACGGGCAAAACGGTTACGTTGCAGGTGATGGCGGAGCGGTTCAGTCATCACGGCGTGCCCGTATTCGTCTCGGATGTCAAGGGCGACGTCTCCGGCGTAAGCCGGGCGGGCGGCGGAAATCCTAAAGTCGCAAGCCGCATTCAGCAACTGGGACTGCAAGGGTTCAGCCATTCCGCGTGCCCGGTAACATTCTGGGACTTGTTCGGCGAGCAGGGACATCCGGTGCGCACGACGATCTCCGACATGGGGCCGCTGTTGCTGAGTCGCCTGCTCAATCTCAATGAAACGCAATCCGGCGTGCTGAATATTGTGTTTCAGGCGGCGGACGACAACGGCCTGCTATTGCTCGATCTGAAGGATTTGCGGGCGATGCTTGATGACGTCAGCCGGAACGCGAAGACGCTGTCGTCGCAGTACGGCCATGTCTCGGCCGCGAGCGTCGGCGCCATTCAGCGCGGACTCTTAACGCTCGATCAACAGGGCGGCGAGCAGTTCTTCGGCGAACCCGCGCTCGATCTCGACGACCTGCTGCAGACGGATGCCGGCGGCAAGGGCGTGGTAAACGTGCTCGCGGCGGACAAGCTGATGCAGTCGCCGCAGCTGTATGCCACCTTTCTGCTATGGCTGCTGTCGGAGTTGTTTGAGCGGTTGCCGGAAGTCGGTGATCCGGAACGGCCGAAGCTCGTGTTCTTCTTCGACGAAGCGCATTTGCTTTTTGATGATGCGCCCGACGCCTTACAGGAGAAGATTGAGCAAGTGGTCAGGCTGATCCGCTCCAAGGGCGTCGGCGTGTATTTCGTTACGCAGAATCCACTGGACTTGCCGGACAAGGTACTTGGGCAATTGGGTAATCGCGTGCAGCATGCCTTGCGGGCATTCACGCCGGCGGATCAGAAGGCGGTTAGAGCGGCGGCGCAGACGTTTCGCGCGAATCCGAAGCTCGACACGGAGAAAGCGATTCTCGAACTGGGGATCGGGGAGGGCCTCGTCTCTTTTCTCGATGAGAGCGGAACGCCGGGCATCGTGGAGCGGGCGTTGATCTACCCACCCATGAGTCACATCGGTCCCATCACTCCAGAGGAGCGGAAGCAGCACATGGCTTCGTCCCTGGTGGCCGGGCAATATGAAAAGCAGGTGGATCGCGAGTCTGCGTACGAGCTGCTGAAACAGCGCGGCGAGCAGACGGTTCAGGCTCAGTCAATGAAGTCACCGACCGCGAGACCCGTGTCGCAATCGAGCGGCGAAGTCCTCGAAGCGATGGTAAAGAGCGCGGCGCGCGCGATGGGCAGCACGGTGGGCAGGCAGATCATTCGCGGCGTGTTGGGCTCGCTTTTGGGCGGCGGCGGTACGCGACGGCGGTAG
- a CDS encoding LemA family protein has translation MILLIYLGIIVALLLWGVGIYNGLVKLRNQVRTLWAQIEVQLKRRYDLIPNLVEVVKDYMGYEQETLSKVVEARGKAMSTQGIPEKAMAENQLSGALRSLFAVAESYPDLKANQNVSRLQEELANTENMIANMRSNYNQTVMDLNNRTETFPSNLIARWFAFQPEKFYTTPDEERAAPRADLR, from the coding sequence ATGATTCTGCTCATCTATCTCGGTATCATCGTTGCCCTGCTCCTGTGGGGCGTCGGAATCTACAACGGACTGGTCAAGCTGCGCAATCAGGTACGAACGCTCTGGGCGCAGATTGAGGTTCAGCTCAAACGCCGCTACGACCTCATTCCCAATCTGGTGGAGGTCGTCAAGGACTATATGGGTTACGAGCAGGAGACGCTGAGCAAGGTCGTGGAGGCTCGCGGCAAAGCGATGTCCACTCAGGGAATTCCGGAGAAAGCAATGGCCGAGAACCAGTTGAGCGGCGCGCTCCGCTCACTATTTGCCGTGGCCGAGAGCTATCCGGATCTCAAGGCAAATCAGAATGTCTCCCGCTTGCAGGAGGAACTGGCCAATACCGAAAACATGATCGCCAACATGCGCAGCAATTACAACCAGACGGTCATGGATCTGAATAATCGCACCGAGACCTTTCCGTCGAATCTGATCGCGCGCTGGTTCGCCTTCCAGCCGGAAAAGTTCTATACCACTCCCGACGAGGAGCGCGCAGCGCCCAGAGCCGATCTACGCTGA